One region of Pseudoalteromonas sp. R3 genomic DNA includes:
- a CDS encoding LysR family transcriptional regulator, with the protein MNTNELTFLKVIEAGSLKGAAEQLNTDPSSVSRKVAALERHLGVKLINRSTVRSQATEAGLLYFQGLKHIAEQQAVLESRLRGLQDQPSGTLTVAAPVDFGTQFVVPVLNKMRAAYADLKVELLLGSHFEDLTANGIDVAVRVGMLPDSGLICRGLGTAERVLVASPGYLEQIDGVTGPSGLSRCQFIFYSRAQANSQVSIKKGETTSRVKVSGGFTVNSVSAIRQLVLDGKGVHLGPRWAFEEALNTGELVALLPDYQLEGFPIHALYRPGGYVPAKIRCFIDMISQHCEHSFDTRTGTR; encoded by the coding sequence ATGAACACAAATGAACTCACTTTTTTGAAAGTGATTGAGGCGGGCAGCCTCAAAGGCGCAGCAGAGCAATTGAATACGGACCCTTCATCAGTGAGCCGTAAAGTGGCTGCGCTGGAGCGTCATCTGGGTGTTAAACTGATCAATCGTTCTACGGTGCGATCTCAGGCAACCGAGGCTGGGCTCCTATATTTTCAAGGACTAAAACACATTGCTGAGCAACAGGCAGTGTTGGAAAGTCGTCTGCGAGGTTTGCAGGATCAACCCAGTGGAACCCTGACGGTCGCTGCGCCAGTTGATTTTGGTACTCAGTTTGTTGTACCTGTACTGAACAAGATGCGGGCCGCTTACGCTGACCTTAAAGTCGAGTTGTTACTGGGAAGTCATTTTGAAGATCTGACTGCCAATGGCATTGATGTGGCAGTACGTGTTGGCATGCTGCCGGATTCAGGGTTGATCTGCAGAGGGTTGGGCACTGCTGAGCGTGTACTGGTTGCCAGCCCGGGTTATCTGGAGCAGATTGATGGGGTAACGGGTCCATCCGGGCTGAGTCGGTGCCAGTTTATATTCTATTCACGCGCTCAGGCTAACAGTCAGGTAAGTATAAAAAAAGGTGAAACAACATCACGAGTCAAAGTGTCAGGGGGCTTTACAGTTAACAGCGTGTCTGCAATCCGACAGCTGGTTTTGGATGGTAAAGGGGTACACCTTGGGCCGCGTTGGGCCTTTGAAGAAGCGCTGAATACAGGTGAGCTGGTGGCACTGCTCCCTGACTATCAGTTGGAAGGGTTTCCAATCCATGCTTTGTATCGGCCCGGAGGATATGTTCCTGCCAAGATCCGGTGTTTTATTGATATGATAAGCCAGCATTGCGAGCACAGCTTTGATACCAGGACAGGTACGCGATGA
- a CDS encoding substrate binding domain-containing protein produces the protein MNEYTSLVDQVSEESTKCTGLLRITTSVTFGEQVLAPKLPKFMSLYPDIQLDLELNNRKVDLVEESFDLAIRVGSTEVQDFVATQICQFPMVLCATPEYIKQHGQPECVRDLNTHVWLIDKKMPINDWVDDKDIDQWDALFTSAPISVNSPNILKTLVKSGAGVALIPKFLVEEELADGTLIQLMKDAIKQPLSVHVIYPENKYIPEKSRVFINFLKQQYGDNPVEPQTQGNRLLNTLI, from the coding sequence TTGAACGAATATACCTCACTGGTGGATCAGGTCAGTGAGGAAAGCACTAAATGTACAGGCCTGCTCAGGATCACAACCTCGGTGACATTCGGAGAGCAAGTGCTGGCGCCTAAGTTACCTAAGTTTATGTCTTTATATCCTGATATCCAGCTGGATTTAGAACTTAATAACCGCAAAGTCGATTTAGTCGAAGAGAGTTTCGATCTGGCAATCCGCGTAGGTTCCACCGAAGTTCAGGACTTTGTGGCAACGCAAATATGTCAATTTCCGATGGTGTTATGCGCAACACCTGAGTACATAAAACAACACGGTCAACCTGAGTGTGTCAGAGACCTCAATACCCATGTCTGGCTCATTGATAAGAAAATGCCAATTAACGACTGGGTAGATGACAAAGATATCGATCAGTGGGATGCACTGTTTACATCGGCCCCGATTTCAGTCAACAGCCCCAATATTCTTAAGACACTGGTCAAATCCGGCGCCGGGGTCGCATTGATCCCTAAATTTCTGGTCGAGGAGGAGCTGGCAGACGGTACGCTTATTCAGCTAATGAAAGACGCCATTAAACAACCGTTAAGTGTGCATGTTATTTACCCAGAGAATAAGTATATTCCAGAAAAATCGCGCGTTTTTATCAACTTTTTGAAACAGCAATATGGCGATAATCCCGTCGAACCTCAGACGCAAGGGAACAGGTTACTCAACACCTTGATATAA
- a CDS encoding glutathione S-transferase family protein produces the protein MSNIQLYYHPMSGHSHKVLTLASMLGLSIETVTVDLKAKAHLSESFLRLNPAGKIPVLVDGDKTITDSHAILFYLAQQYDQQRIWYPDDLPTQVEIQRWFALSAGELCTGPVALRGIRILGKPGNEEQAMQLTIKLFSLMSKQLEQQPWLAGSHATLADIALYSYIALVIKLEPSLSDFPRVLDWAARFEQLPGYRTLPEK, from the coding sequence ATGAGTAATATTCAGCTGTACTATCACCCGATGTCAGGGCACAGTCACAAGGTCCTCACTCTTGCATCAATGTTAGGGTTAAGCATAGAGACTGTGACCGTTGACTTAAAAGCTAAAGCACATTTGTCTGAATCATTTTTGCGTCTTAACCCGGCTGGCAAGATACCTGTGCTGGTCGATGGAGACAAAACGATCACTGACTCCCACGCTATCTTGTTTTACCTTGCCCAACAATACGACCAACAGCGAATCTGGTACCCAGATGATTTGCCAACCCAGGTAGAGATCCAGCGCTGGTTTGCGCTCTCTGCGGGCGAGCTGTGTACTGGTCCCGTCGCGCTAAGAGGGATCCGGATATTAGGTAAACCAGGCAATGAAGAACAAGCTATGCAGCTGACTATCAAGCTGTTTTCTCTTATGAGCAAACAGCTGGAGCAGCAGCCATGGCTGGCAGGCTCACACGCTACCCTTGCGGATATTGCGCTTTACAGTTACATCGCTTTGGTTATCAAACTCGAGCCAAGTCTGAGCGATTTTCCGCGCGTACTTGACTGGGCTGCACGTTTCGAGCAGCTACCCGGTTATCGCACATTACCAGAAAAATAA
- a CDS encoding di-heme oxidoredictase family protein, with protein MNSYIRTKNRVNTLIDRHLLMAVPLVLSGVISASVEAACPVDYPEEGAIKKHIEHDDIANGKATLKQIHKMGRDLFVAKFNKCDGQGRPATTGGGVKRAPDQPAFIRTSSPETNSCAGCHSQPAIGGSGEFVVNAFILAQRLDPVTESVSNQFSNERNTPGMHGAGAIEMVAREMTYDLRAQAEALPDGEHTLISKGVSFDIRKEGGLVVESEGINTDLMVRPFNQSGNIATLRHFTVDAMNHHHGMQAEERFDLNPGKGFDKDHDEDGVERELSVGDITALSVYQASLPVPVQVMPRARAERKAVRLGKRKFNEIGCNSCHVPALKLDTPVFSEPSPLNASHTFRDTSRSVRWDMTKQGPKPRLKKNPDGSATVWAYTDLKRHNLCDPVEREDAIRFFCNETLDQARPSQDGRPGSEFFITRKLWDVGSSAPYGHRGDITTITEAILYHGGEARQSRDHFSLLPLSEQKSIIKFLKSLQVVEK; from the coding sequence ATGAACAGCTACATACGCACAAAAAATAGAGTAAATACACTAATTGACCGTCACCTGTTGATGGCCGTTCCATTGGTTTTGTCTGGTGTGATAAGTGCATCAGTAGAGGCCGCTTGTCCGGTGGATTATCCGGAAGAAGGGGCGATTAAAAAGCATATTGAACATGATGATATTGCAAATGGAAAGGCGACTTTAAAGCAGATCCATAAAATGGGGCGAGATCTTTTCGTTGCCAAGTTTAATAAATGTGATGGTCAGGGTCGTCCGGCAACGACCGGCGGTGGCGTGAAACGTGCTCCGGATCAGCCCGCTTTTATTCGTACCTCATCACCTGAAACGAATTCCTGTGCCGGGTGTCACTCTCAGCCAGCCATAGGTGGATCAGGTGAGTTTGTGGTCAACGCTTTCATTTTGGCACAGCGTTTGGACCCGGTTACAGAGTCCGTGTCTAATCAGTTTAGTAACGAAAGGAACACACCGGGCATGCACGGTGCGGGTGCCATTGAAATGGTAGCCCGTGAAATGACCTACGATCTGCGTGCCCAGGCCGAAGCTCTTCCTGACGGGGAACACACATTAATCTCAAAAGGAGTGTCCTTTGATATCCGCAAGGAAGGCGGATTGGTGGTGGAAAGTGAAGGCATTAATACAGATCTGATGGTCCGGCCATTTAACCAGTCGGGCAACATTGCCACTTTGCGTCATTTTACCGTTGATGCAATGAACCATCACCACGGCATGCAGGCAGAAGAGCGTTTTGATTTAAACCCGGGCAAAGGATTCGATAAAGATCACGATGAAGATGGTGTGGAAAGAGAGTTATCGGTTGGTGACATCACGGCACTATCTGTGTATCAGGCCAGTTTACCCGTGCCGGTTCAGGTGATGCCGCGAGCCCGTGCTGAGCGCAAAGCCGTGCGCCTTGGCAAGCGTAAGTTCAACGAGATTGGCTGTAACAGCTGCCATGTACCGGCACTTAAGCTGGATACGCCGGTATTTTCTGAACCCAGCCCGCTTAATGCGTCTCATACTTTCCGCGATACCAGTCGTTCGGTGCGCTGGGATATGACCAAGCAAGGTCCTAAGCCCCGGTTGAAGAAAAACCCAGATGGCAGTGCCACAGTATGGGCCTATACAGACCTGAAACGCCACAATTTGTGTGATCCGGTGGAGCGTGAAGATGCCATTCGCTTTTTCTGTAATGAAACACTCGATCAGGCTCGTCCGTCACAAGATGGCCGCCCGGGGAGTGAGTTCTTTATTACCAGAAAGCTCTGGGATGTAGGCAGTTCAGCGCCTTATGGTCACCGGGGGGATATCACGACCATTACCGAGGCCATCCTGTACCACGGTGGGGAAGCACGTCAAAGTCGTGACCACTTCTCGCTGTTACCGCTTTCTGAGCAGAAGAGCATTATTAAATTTTTGAAATCGCTACAAGTTGTAGAAAAATAA
- a CDS encoding cupin domain-containing protein: MSESKLVSLVKRDDIPSIRTIEVNGVEHWLGHVKDFTKHEGLTEFLPKDNRISMAWVRLEAGEQLDEHIHPVESMILICEGGASTLGDVETDMGAGDALLVPPGRPHGFIGAEPAGFWGLSLQFDSRGLYEDIADPWATFHEDENYELKHADTIVDKLFQKNEIFKDRFDKHRLFALVNKGLLTDSETRNRFLDCFQVWSNHFQKMVFNRYLTSAEGAHLDLAWDHLIEEFGHNMDLASSRDSSTRIFDPVLEATSSWFCSILNRLSDMQKLVLIHLVVEASATVFYKHVAPVMSETQHSRHFHEHDDGDHEHVKMGYDFVRRQTPSLSEAEGLLEIQEQGWSMLMSVMSRIADLVVYGSERQSNSNAEQATKQPAAELES, from the coding sequence ATGTCTGAGAGTAAATTAGTTTCACTGGTAAAGCGCGATGATATTCCGTCTATTCGCACTATCGAGGTTAACGGTGTTGAGCACTGGTTAGGTCACGTTAAAGACTTCACCAAACATGAAGGGCTGACCGAGTTTTTGCCAAAGGATAACCGTATTTCGATGGCCTGGGTCAGACTGGAAGCTGGTGAGCAGCTGGATGAGCATATCCATCCTGTGGAATCGATGATCTTAATTTGTGAAGGCGGCGCGTCTACGCTTGGCGATGTAGAAACTGACATGGGCGCAGGGGATGCACTGCTGGTTCCACCTGGCCGCCCCCATGGTTTTATCGGCGCAGAGCCCGCGGGTTTCTGGGGCCTGTCATTACAATTCGATTCCCGTGGATTGTATGAAGACATAGCCGACCCTTGGGCGACGTTCCACGAAGACGAAAACTATGAATTGAAGCACGCCGATACCATAGTCGACAAACTGTTCCAGAAGAACGAAATCTTCAAAGATCGTTTCGATAAACATCGCTTGTTTGCACTGGTAAATAAAGGGCTGCTAACAGACTCAGAGACAAGAAATCGTTTCTTGGATTGTTTTCAGGTGTGGTCAAATCACTTCCAGAAAATGGTGTTTAACCGATATCTGACCAGTGCAGAGGGGGCACATTTAGATCTGGCCTGGGATCATTTAATTGAAGAGTTCGGTCACAATATGGACTTAGCTTCCAGCCGGGATTCGAGCACGCGTATTTTTGATCCGGTTCTTGAAGCGACCAGTAGCTGGTTCTGCAGTATTTTAAACCGCTTGTCTGACATGCAAAAGTTGGTTCTGATCCACCTGGTAGTTGAAGCCTCAGCTACTGTATTCTACAAGCATGTAGCGCCTGTGATGTCAGAAACACAGCATTCTCGCCATTTCCATGAGCATGACGATGGCGACCACGAACATGTCAAAATGGGCTATGACTTTGTGCGTCGTCAGACACCCAGCCTGAGTGAGGCAGAAGGTTTGCTTGAAATTCAGGAGCAAGGTTGGTCCATGCTGATGTCGGTGATGAGCCGGATCGCTGACTTAGTGGTCTATGGCTCAGAACGACAGTCAAACAGCAACGCAGAGCAAGCAACTAAGCAACCGGCAGCTGAGCTTGAATCATGA
- a CDS encoding SRPBCC family protein, giving the protein MSEFQGWPDAGVRRLPQHIYADKDNFQRELDAIFFADSWNYVALSCEVPEPGDYILSSVGNVGVIVSRDRKGAIRVFVNRCTHRGARLCEKRKGNNKLFTCPYHEWRFNLEGRLVGVPLSQGVKGKGGMSAQFDPQNHGLKQLNVCERHGVVFASFSNDMVPLETYLGPKILRYFDRVCDGRPLKVIGKHKHVVAGNWKLQIENVKDTVHAAILHSFFTLFGIWRSDQETEIVVEDKGMHSVLASTATFSKQQTHSEKVDSEFSLLDPSLIAHEAEFSHATGAVMTIWPNLIFLQQLNCLVMRHVEPVSQDKCVKTWTFFAYEDEDPALTARRVKQANLLGASGLVTIDDNEILASCQEGLQQQSEFECAIEYGEGTSDCDHMVSESAIRGFYNYYRQVMEL; this is encoded by the coding sequence ATGAGTGAGTTCCAAGGATGGCCTGACGCGGGTGTGCGCAGGCTTCCCCAGCACATTTATGCCGACAAGGATAACTTTCAGCGTGAGCTGGACGCCATATTCTTCGCCGATTCCTGGAACTATGTGGCATTAAGCTGTGAGGTGCCAGAGCCGGGCGATTATATTCTGAGCTCGGTAGGCAATGTCGGTGTAATTGTGTCGAGAGACCGCAAAGGGGCAATTCGCGTTTTTGTGAATCGCTGTACTCATCGAGGCGCGCGGTTATGTGAGAAGCGAAAAGGCAACAACAAGCTGTTTACCTGTCCGTATCACGAATGGCGTTTTAATCTGGAAGGCCGCCTGGTGGGCGTGCCTTTGAGTCAGGGGGTGAAAGGAAAAGGGGGAATGTCGGCGCAGTTTGATCCGCAAAATCATGGTTTGAAACAGCTAAATGTATGTGAGCGACACGGTGTAGTGTTTGCCAGCTTTAGTAACGACATGGTGCCGCTTGAGACCTATCTGGGCCCTAAGATCCTGCGTTACTTTGACCGTGTATGTGATGGCCGTCCCTTAAAGGTGATTGGCAAGCATAAGCACGTTGTTGCCGGGAACTGGAAGCTGCAAATTGAGAATGTGAAAGACACCGTGCATGCGGCTATTTTGCACTCATTTTTCACCTTGTTTGGGATCTGGCGGTCAGATCAGGAAACGGAGATCGTGGTTGAGGACAAAGGCATGCACAGTGTGCTGGCTTCTACTGCCACATTTAGCAAGCAGCAGACTCACTCTGAAAAAGTTGATTCGGAGTTTTCATTACTTGATCCGAGTTTGATAGCCCATGAGGCTGAGTTTTCTCATGCGACTGGCGCAGTCATGACTATCTGGCCAAACCTGATTTTTCTGCAACAGTTGAACTGTTTGGTCATGCGCCATGTGGAACCGGTTAGTCAGGATAAATGTGTAAAAACCTGGACTTTCTTTGCGTATGAAGACGAAGACCCTGCGCTGACGGCACGGCGGGTTAAACAGGCCAATTTACTGGGAGCGTCGGGCCTGGTCACCATAGATGACAATGAGATCCTGGCTTCCTGTCAAGAGGGTTTACAGCAGCAATCAGAGTTTGAATGCGCCATTGAATATGGAGAAGGCACGTCAGATTGCGATCATATGGTGTCTGAATCAGCGATCCGTGGGTTCTATAACTACTATCGTCAGGTGATGGAGCTGTGA
- a CDS encoding aromatic-ring-hydroxylating dioxygenase subunit beta, translating to MEEMLKTLLLERSVREFYQRYHAQLDQQMLTQWPDFFTEDASYLVTNRANFEEDMLVYNVFCEGKKMLIDRALGLQKAVWFRDRLQRRFAGSIEITHQSEHALEVVSSFMVTESRQGEPSTLLLTSESQDSLSVAPDGTLQFSKRLCIIDAEVLPDSIIYPI from the coding sequence ATGGAAGAAATGTTGAAAACCTTGTTGCTGGAGCGCTCTGTTCGCGAATTTTACCAGCGCTATCACGCCCAACTGGACCAGCAAATGTTGACCCAGTGGCCAGACTTTTTTACCGAAGACGCCAGTTACTTAGTGACCAATCGAGCCAACTTTGAAGAAGATATGCTGGTCTACAACGTGTTTTGTGAAGGCAAAAAAATGTTGATAGACAGGGCACTGGGCCTACAAAAAGCCGTTTGGTTTCGTGACCGATTGCAACGCCGGTTTGCGGGCAGCATAGAGATCACGCACCAAAGTGAACATGCATTAGAAGTGGTGAGCAGCTTTATGGTCACTGAATCCCGACAAGGAGAGCCTTCCACTTTGTTGCTTACCAGCGAAAGTCAGGACAGCCTAAGCGTCGCACCAGACGGTACGCTGCAATTTTCAAAGCGGCTTTGCATCATAGACGCAGAAGTGTTACCTGATTCGATAATTTACCCAATCTAA
- a CDS encoding NAD(P)-binding domain-containing protein: MNSQAMQAPSHPMKRVAVIGAGLSGLVTTKELIDQSHTVVCFERSDDIGGAFYNKENEGGIYNDIHLTVSNFFMAFSSFAPREKNRKYWTASEYIEYLQDFTEHFRLRKFIRFNTVIESVEPVGTQKWRVTYLKNGERKDELFDSVAVCSGKFRNPLLPSVPNMEQFKGTIHHSFDFKEASKFKGKKVVCLGLGESGSDVVHQIAQVAQETHLVVKRPKSIIARVILGDTGDSRTTRAAHYSFLVNHSLFEATLKKRIMNKGLKVNEQKRQRPLSAFWMWKFLVKYGLHGEFSNKNDIWLQDLETGQTQLHLFSVKRFAENGVYLHDGQFIECTDVMMSTGYETQFDMIHHSAAQDAAKNIRSNFLHMIHPTLRDSLVWIGFTRPDVGGVPTIAELQARLYARVLAGKTELADSHTLQRRIEEYQQECREQFCLEPDRSENVRYYRFTGELARTLGVEPKWYHLLPDPRLIFNFYHGSLVAAQFRLSGPGKDPEAAKAMIRRVGLMQVPTWHKFFFFGLTSALSLIAPVVRKVVKMLKMQEHNWNDYKQYQSVADILAHQWPSGQAFPLSKTDTLAELFSQAYEYEGFKFFLHSEYEVPLRLLSPSASIKDIDDFLRFQEGAAPLEEKT, from the coding sequence ATGAATTCACAAGCTATGCAGGCACCAAGCCACCCGATGAAGCGTGTTGCGGTCATTGGCGCAGGGTTATCTGGCCTGGTAACCACCAAAGAACTGATAGATCAAAGCCACACTGTGGTGTGTTTTGAGCGCAGTGATGACATTGGTGGCGCCTTTTATAACAAAGAAAACGAAGGTGGGATCTATAACGACATCCACCTGACGGTTTCTAACTTTTTTATGGCGTTTTCCTCATTTGCGCCAAGAGAAAAGAATCGCAAGTACTGGACTGCCAGTGAATATATCGAGTATCTGCAAGACTTTACCGAGCATTTCAGACTAAGAAAGTTCATCCGTTTTAACACTGTCATTGAGTCTGTTGAGCCAGTTGGCACACAAAAATGGCGGGTGACTTATCTTAAAAACGGTGAACGTAAAGACGAGTTGTTTGATTCTGTTGCGGTGTGCAGTGGCAAGTTTCGCAACCCGTTATTGCCCTCTGTTCCCAACATGGAGCAGTTTAAGGGGACTATTCACCATAGTTTTGATTTCAAAGAAGCGTCAAAATTTAAGGGTAAAAAGGTGGTCTGCCTGGGGCTGGGAGAGTCTGGCTCTGACGTGGTGCACCAAATTGCGCAAGTTGCGCAAGAGACTCATCTGGTGGTTAAGCGCCCCAAGAGTATTATTGCCCGGGTGATTCTGGGTGATACCGGAGACTCCAGAACCACACGAGCTGCGCATTACTCTTTTTTGGTTAACCATTCGCTTTTTGAGGCCACACTGAAGAAACGGATTATGAATAAAGGCTTGAAGGTAAATGAGCAGAAACGTCAGCGACCTTTAAGCGCATTTTGGATGTGGAAGTTTCTGGTTAAATACGGCCTGCACGGCGAATTCAGTAATAAGAATGATATCTGGTTGCAGGATCTGGAAACCGGGCAAACCCAGCTGCATTTGTTCTCTGTAAAGCGTTTTGCTGAGAATGGTGTTTATCTTCACGATGGTCAGTTTATTGAATGTACCGATGTGATGATGTCGACCGGCTATGAGACGCAGTTTGACATGATCCACCACAGCGCAGCACAAGATGCGGCGAAGAATATCCGCTCTAACTTTTTACACATGATCCACCCGACATTACGAGACAGCTTAGTCTGGATTGGATTTACCCGTCCGGATGTGGGGGGCGTTCCGACCATTGCCGAGTTACAGGCGCGTTTATATGCCCGGGTTTTAGCGGGTAAAACTGAGCTGGCTGATTCGCACACGCTGCAACGGCGCATTGAGGAATATCAGCAGGAATGTCGGGAGCAATTCTGTCTGGAGCCAGACCGTTCAGAAAATGTGCGTTACTACCGATTTACCGGTGAGCTGGCCCGAACGCTGGGCGTAGAGCCTAAATGGTATCACTTGTTGCCAGACCCCAGGCTGATCTTCAACTTTTATCATGGCAGCTTAGTCGCCGCGCAATTTAGATTAAGCGGGCCGGGTAAAGATCCTGAGGCGGCCAAGGCGATGATCCGCCGAGTCGGTCTGATGCAGGTACCCACCTGGCATAAATTCTTTTTCTTTGGCCTAACCAGTGCTTTGAGTTTAATAGCACCTGTGGTGCGTAAGGTCGTAAAGATGTTGAAAATGCAAGAGCACAACTGGAATGACTACAAACAATATCAAAGTGTGGCAGATATCCTTGCGCATCAATGGCCATCGGGGCAGGCTTTCCCGTTGAGTAAGACTGACACTTTGGCTGAACTGTTTAGCCAGGCCTATGAATATGAAGGGTTTAAGTTCTTCTTACATTCTGAGTATGAGGTGCCCTTGCGGTTGCTTTCACCCTCTGCGTCCATTAAAGATATTGATGATTTTTTGCGCTTTCAGGAAGGCGCAGCGCCACTGGAGGAAAAGACTTAA
- a CDS encoding pirin family protein → MPSIRRASERGQVHMGWLHSQHTFSFGHYYDPKHMGFSVLRVINDDTVAPGKGFDTHGHRDMEIISYVIQGALEHRDSRGNHHIIPAGDVQLMSAGTGITHSEYNHSATEQTRFLQIWIRPNAKGLNPGYAQANIKQDGPLTPLATPDGQHGSLVIHQDASLHRLRLSKGETYTLNTHNRWGYLHLVEGSAQIAEIRLEPGDAMGLTAREAATVTATAPLEALWFELPPG, encoded by the coding sequence ATGCCATCAATACGACGCGCCTCAGAACGGGGCCAGGTTCATATGGGTTGGTTGCATAGCCAGCATACATTTTCTTTTGGCCACTACTACGATCCCAAGCATATGGGGTTTTCCGTATTACGCGTTATCAATGATGATACGGTCGCACCAGGTAAGGGTTTTGATACACATGGTCACCGTGATATGGAGATCATCTCTTATGTCATACAAGGCGCACTGGAACACAGAGACAGCCGAGGGAACCACCATATCATTCCAGCTGGCGACGTCCAGTTGATGAGCGCAGGCACGGGGATAACGCACTCTGAATACAATCACTCTGCCACGGAACAGACTCGCTTTCTACAGATCTGGATCCGCCCGAATGCTAAAGGGCTCAATCCCGGTTACGCGCAGGCCAATATCAAACAAGACGGTCCGCTTACACCGCTTGCAACTCCCGATGGCCAGCACGGTTCACTGGTCATTCATCAGGATGCCAGTCTGCATCGTCTTAGGCTCTCAAAAGGTGAGACGTACACACTGAACACACATAATCGCTGGGGCTATCTACACCTAGTTGAAGGTTCAGCCCAAATTGCTGAAATAAGGCTAGAACCTGGCGATGCGATGGGCCTGACTGCACGGGAAGCCGCTACAGTGACTGCAACAGCGCCACTTGAGGCATTGTGGTTTGAGCTGCCACCAGGCTGA
- a CDS encoding glycosyltransferase — MLCGGGWGLGISASTVALLLTQAQFGKVTVICGQNVALYEQLKTRFSNDIAQQRLALTGFVSDMQSFYAQADIIITKAGGLTLTEAALTNTCLIIHGALPGQEQHNRAVFVAQGAALNAECEQELSELLSRLQTSAELRRQTAMQAASLVNAKASQQICHHLLASSK, encoded by the coding sequence TTGTTGTGTGGCGGCGGCTGGGGGCTGGGCATTTCTGCCTCTACGGTTGCGCTGCTGCTGACACAAGCGCAGTTTGGAAAAGTCACTGTCATTTGTGGTCAGAATGTGGCGCTGTATGAACAGCTGAAAACACGTTTTAGCAATGATATTGCACAACAGCGACTGGCGCTTACCGGGTTTGTGTCTGATATGCAGTCATTTTATGCGCAAGCCGACATCATTATCACAAAAGCAGGAGGTCTGACGCTGACAGAGGCGGCGCTGACTAATACCTGTCTGATCATTCATGGCGCTTTACCCGGGCAGGAACAACACAACCGTGCGGTATTTGTGGCGCAGGGCGCTGCGTTGAACGCCGAGTGTGAGCAGGAGTTGAGTGAGTTGCTAAGTCGCTTACAGACATCCGCCGAGCTGCGCAGGCAGACGGCCATGCAGGCTGCCTCTTTGGTTAATGCCAAAGCATCACAACAGATTTGTCATCATTTACTCGCAAGTAGCAAATAA